Within the Bombus vancouverensis nearcticus chromosome 10, iyBomVanc1_principal, whole genome shotgun sequence genome, the region AAAGCGCATTTGTATGTTTTcagtaattaaaagaaaatgaagGAATTAAAAAGCAAGTCTCTATAGCCGTAACGTTCCGATATTTTTATCTTCGTATCGAGACGAGTGAATCATGCAAACGACCACCAGTGGAAGAGGCAAAAGATAAGGATTACAAGTGGTTTCACTCACTGTTCGTGCCTTTCGTCGACGGCAGTGCTTCAAGGCCGCAAGTTCAGTAACTCCCGGTACCACGCCAACCCCCATCGCCGTGTTACCAAAAAGTGGTCCCAGGAAGAAGGTTGCCGTAGGCGGTGCAGAAGGATAACCAGGTAATAAACTGGCGAATTGCTGGTATTGCTGATGTTGTACTCCGTGACTGGACGTCAGGTGCTGATGATGAAGTTGATGATGAGAATGCGGTGGAGCGGTTCCACGACTCAGGATATCTTCTATCAAAAACGATGTTCTGCTCGCGGAAGTTCCATTCTGACCTGGCTGGGCCTGTTGTTGCTGACAAGTGGACTGCATTTTTACCAAAATGAGCAACTTTTCAGCTATCGAACTTCGATTATTTGTATTGAAAGTTGCTTGTTTGTTACATAGTTGGCGAAGTTTTCTTCAAAAAGTTATATATATCAATCATGTAAGTTTAATACCGTTAAGCTTGATTTCATTCGTTTGAATTTTTAACTCTAACTAagtgtttttattttttctcgcTTTATTAGTTTGTTTTCATGTTATTTGTTCGACGATCGACGAGTGGCAATTCAACGTTGAAGATCTTGACCATTCGAAAAGCCCTGGTATCTTCTTCTATCTCATTTTAGAAATCCGCATAGAAACATTCCATTCGCCGGTGTAAGTGCCCTTAATTACTCTACATCTTACAACTGCACAATAAGATGCCATTTATCAGATGACCGACATAAACGTCTTCAATAACTCTACGTTCTATATCTTGCAGAAGTCCAGGCGACATTGTAATCAACTCATCGACCAATTACTTCTCAACATCCAGTTCAATCCGCAGTACACATCAACGTCTATCTGACAACAGATATAAACGTCTTCGATTACTCTACGGCTCTACAATCTGTACTTTTCGTCCTAAATGCAGTCTTGCAATCAACGTCAGCAAACAATTAGTCCAGTTCAATCCATGGTAAATATTCCAACGACCACCGCCATCGAACCGATGCTTGGCCAAAGTTCACCAAAAATCCTGATCATCACGTTCACCAAGCACTAAGCTGCAGAAACTGGTTTCAGGGGCTGCAAACTCTCCAAAAAATGGACACGTACACTGTCCCGGTTCGCGTGCTGGCATCACCAAACGTGTTTGATCTCGCGTAAACTGCACTACTGCACTAAAGAAACtagagaaacaaaaatataCAGGCAATCCACTGTGGCAGGCGAGAATCGTTTTGGCGCGTTGCACGGGCGGCTTGCAGCGGAAAATTCTAATTGAATTGAAAGGGGAATCGAAGGCAAGCAGCTGTAGGAAGGAAGAACTCGCGGATCGTGGCGGCGTCGCGTCGTTCTTCGTCGACGTTTAGGGAGTATCGGTGCGCGATTCAAGGCGATTCAACCCCCCGCGCGCGCGATCATCTCCACCCTCAGCCGCTCTAACTGGTCAAGAAAAGTAAAGCTTGGGAAGCGGATATCGCGGGGCTCGAGTCACGTTGTTATTGGCCGGCGTCGCGACGCCACTCGCCCTCACGGTTGGCCCCGTGGCGAACGCGGGGCGGTACCATTGGCGCCGTTACCATGGACACGATGCTGTTTCGTCATAGGATTTCCTAGCCACCGACGCGGTTCTCTCTCACCCTTGTGTTCGCCGGAGCAACCCCCTCGGTGCCGGATCcgaaagagaaagggaggagGAAACCGTGGAGGTGGAGGTGGAGGAACGAGATGTTCTGTATTCGTGGTTCCCCATGTCGTCGTTGTGCATTCACATCCACTCCACGATAACGGTGTTCACGCGTGTACCTTTGAGGTAGCTTTTCCTACCGCTTAAATTGTATTTCTTTCgcctttatctttttctttcctttactTTTTTTCGCTGGTTTTTAttgctctttttttttaagCATTCCCTCCGAGGATCCGCCGATCGTCCTTTGTTCCGAAGATGGCTGGTGGAGAATTTCAGATGAATTTTAAGGTATTTCTTTACGTTGCAGAGGTTCGATCGTTTATTTTCTACGCTATTGGTCATATTTGTTTTTCCTCTCGGcatgaaattttgtttttcgcGGAATCTATGGTTGTATATGAAAGGAACGCGAAGAAATGTTGTATTTCGAGTTCTTCTGCTATATCGAAGTAGTATTTCGTTAGCGAAATTCTAAATTAGAAGAGCGAAGGTAATGCGATGATATAGTAGCTTCATATTCTTGTTCACGAAGAATTAATAAAACCTTCTTTGAAGAAGGCGATGCATTTCGTTTGTCTATTGTTGTTCGCATTTCATCacgttctttctctctctctttttctctctttctctccggcTGTTTTTATCTCCTTTTTTACTTCTTTCTCATAAGTATTGATCCTCCGTCTGCGTTGAAGTATATAAAAGCTTTTCGCAAGTCAATACATCTGTATCGAATCTTGAAAGGATGGAGAATGCGGATCAGGAGGAGCAGGCGGATCAAAATTAGATTTACTCGTTGGACGATGTGTACACGACGCAGGATGTAGATACTTACGATGTAGGTCCAAAATAGATAGGTGTTCGTGTATATCTGTGTGTATGATCCTCTGTAGCTTAGCGTAGGCTCTCGATCAATGGAATTATTATGGCATCACGTCGTAGATGCTAACGCAATTTTTACGACGAGACGCCCTATGCAACCGCTAATTGCACCTACTGAGAAGAAGATTTCATAGTGTTTAACGAATTCTCAATCTGCGTCCCTTTCTCCATTCTATTTTCCATACTTGTACTCATATTTATACATTCCTATCTTCTATAGGTATTTATGTCTTTTCATATCTCTATAGTCTTACATTCTTACATACCGTTATCTTCATTTTTCCATACTTCCACAGTTTTACATTTCTATTTCCTATACTTCCATACACACTGTATACACATGTACATCCATATGACAAACTGAGAATCATAGCCAAgttaaaattccaaaaatttatatctatgCACTTTTCCATCTTTCGATAGGTAACCAAGATGTAATTTTGCTGCCTATCGTGACGAGGCTTTTTGTTAACCCGAGGAGACATGTTCAGTATTTGTAACACCTTGTAATCCCCACGAAGGAGAAAAACACAGAACCATCCTTTCCTACCTCCAACGCCGAAAATAGGTCTCGCCACTAACGATCAGATGCATGAAACGATGCATGATAGTCACAGTCGTTTAGTATCTAAATGATGCCGCGAAGGTTGGCGATTTCTCGTGTAACAAGTCCCGAGAGGGTGTGTTTAGAGCGCGGCGGTGGACTTTGCGAGCGGTTTCCGGAACATCAGGGGGAACAGGGGGCTAGTTTCGACAGCGCTAAGCTTGCGGACGGGATTTTCGGCTTTGCTATCGACATCGAGGGCCGGCTACGCCGTATTGCGGACCGCCGAGGGATCGACGGAACGGATGAATGGACACTCGTCGGTAACACAATTACCGGGATGTTAATTTACCCAATAATCGCGGAAGCAACCCCGTCTAAATGCCGGCACGCGCCACTTCCCCTTCCGCCGTCGCCTAAATAGAGACAGCCTCGCTCTAATGTCAGGGATGGATACATCGGCTCAGGTTTTACAGACGATTGCGTCGTTGCACGTGCGTTTTACCAAACAGCTCCAGCTACGTACAATGGTCTGTAACTGGTCTCTTTGTGCTGTATATCGAACAAGGCAAATAAAGTTGAGCGACTTTGCAACTGTGGTGGCACGATGGCTAACGTACTTTGAGAATCCTGAAgcgatttttaattataatcgaCGGAGAAGCTTTGTATAGATGGTGTTTATGTAGGAATGTAAGAATATGTAATACAACGTAGATACTAGGAACATAGAAATATGTTTGCGTGGATGTAATGCATTGGAGTAACGTAAAGTCTGGTGATGTGTGTGCGAATTAAAGAAGAAGCTTAAGGAGTAGGAACATAGACGTATGGAATAATGGAAAATGAAGATATAATAAGGTAGAAACGttaaaatatatcaatataAAGATGGAAGGACTAATATCTCCTTCTTACTTTACTGATTTGTGCGTCACATCTCGACCAATATTCCTAGGAATTGTTCGTCACCTTTCGTGCCTTTTTGGTCGATATGCGAAGTCTCTGTGGAATAATGCGAGACAAAACCGAGTTATATCtaatatattcgatatattccTGGTGCTAATAAAAATCCAGAGCATTGAGCGCAGTGCAGATAGTTAAGAGTAGCGTAAACGAACCGCTTGGAGATTCGTCAGGATAAAAATAATGTACTCGTAATCGTTCATCATCCAGACGGTAATTACACGCATATTTGAAAGTCAATCATGATACGTAAGTTTTCGCAAACGGATGTGTGAAACGATCGCTTAATTGTTTCTCGTCTAATTCTTCCAAAGAACTGTCGATCTCTTGCAAACGCGATTTTACCACAACAATAATTCCAAAACGATCTTCGTAccaatattttattacaatatgcatttttattacaaaacacGTACATCGTTGGATGATTAAATACATGTATACATGCGAACAGATTATCCACGATAGCTTATAAATCGTGATCAACATAAATTAATATCGTCGAAAAGACTGCGAATtgctacaaaatatttaacatttccgTTCCACGCTCTTACCATATATATCGTATAAGTTTGATACTATCTTATCAAACTGTCGTATCTATCACCTTATCGTTTCTACTTCGTGTTTTATCACAAACACTTAATAAAGAAACGTACGATCGTCCATATCTGGCAAATGATTCACAGTACACGCTTGCGCTATTTTTTCTACAAATTCCACCGTAGCTTGCTTTGTAAGCGAGGCACAGCGATCGTCTGAATTGCTATTGAACTGCGCGATGTTTACACGTCTGTATGAAATTATGGCAATGCCAGAAATTATACAGGCGGTCTCAGTGATCGTTGtcgattctacgtgaaaagaTAAGTCGACAATGGAGAATAAAATTTGTACTCGTTAAAATGTTTGCCGAATGAAACGAATCTCTGCATTTACAAAGATACAAATTCGCATAAACATGCTTTTCAGTCTGGTCATTTTATTCGCCTCTTTTTACTAACGGGATAGAGGATTATTCATCGATAGGAGAAAATTCTCAGAATTCATCGTCGTCCGTGGCTCTCTTGTAGAAAGCTCGTGAGAAGGTGGCGGGTCCTTGAGTGCCGCAGAAGAAGAAGCCACGACGCCAGAAAACGAAAATCGTCAGGCAGACTGGAATGGCGAGCAACAGACCGACCAATACGCCGATCAGGATCGTCGCGTCCCTTTCCGGTTTTGCATTGTATAAGTCCAAGCAACGCAAGCTTCGATGGGATAACGAAGACAAGTTCTTGCCAGCGTGTTCCGGCGGGAAAGTACAGGTGAGTGAATCCAGCTCGTCTCCCATGAGCTTCTTGCCGTATGTTGGCAGCAACGTGCCAATCTAGAAAGAAGAAATTAATATCGTTGCATTTGTACGATTTCCACCTTATCGTTTTATCATTTCTATCgtattattctattttataattattatattcgaAACAAGAATTTCAATGCTTCATCTTggattattaatttttactattttccATATGAAATTCCGTGCCTTCCGTATCTTGTAAAATAGTTTTGGAAACTCGTAATATCTTATATTGCACTTTTCTATTTTCCAACAGTTCCAGTGTTTAATacgaaaattcgaaaaatcaaGTAGTTTACATACAACGAAAGCTACCGTGTTCTCGCATTGGGTTTCCAGGTATAGTTTCATTGGAATTTGGTTTAATGGGGAGAATATTTCATACGAGATACTCGGCCAAAAAGAGCGATGGAAGAGATATTTCGGAAAGAGGATAGTTCGACTAGATCGACCTGTAAATCGAAGACTGCCAGCAGAGGAACACGTTAAGTCTCatctttttatttcttacttCTCGTACTGCTGGAATTATTTTGATGCTTGCCTTTCTAGTCAAACATacgtttcttcgttcttctaaacatatttaaaatgtcgctttccttaataataattatacttcTGGCTTcccttaataataattatacttttgGCTTGCGTAAAACTTGATCAATTTACAACCGTTATATTTAGAAGATTGGCAACACCTTTAGACTTAATTACTTTCGTTTTCAATGACACGTTATATTAACATTCTGCTGTTTAATCCGACAGTGACACTAAAAATCAACAATGCTACACGTAACAGATTTTTCACCTCTGATCTTCAATTGGCATCGAAGGAACGATCGATTGGTTGGATGGAAAGTACGCGATACAAATGGAAGTGGATTGTGCGTTTCGTGATTGCCAGAACTTACCAGATATTGATTATTGCAATCGCAGCTCCATTTGTTGTTCATCAGATCCAATTTTTCAAGCCAGTCCCATCTTGCTACCAATTGCTGAGGCAAATATCGCAGGGCGTTATCCGATAAATCGAGTTTCTTTAGTGGCGGCCACACAGGTGCCTCGGAGTTACTCtacaataatttataataataatttggcACGTAATAACCGTTCTTATTCTATCTGAAGGGAAACGGACGaacgaataaatgaaaatgatgAAAAGGAAATAGAACGTCGATCAATATGTTTCTCGGTTATGGATTGTATTAGAATTAAGTGGAGGAAGAAAGATGAAATTAATATAGCGAgagatgaaattaataaaagttaAGTTAAcgcgatttaaataaaaattaacgaaTCAATGGAACAATACGTAAAACTAACGGTTGTAACAGCTATTTCTGGATGAAGTTACCTGCGTGGCAAGAGCGTAATCATCGATCGATTCCAGTTTCGGACAGTTTTCTATACGAAGATGCTCGAGAGACGTCAAGCCTGAAAAGGCATATGGTCCAACGATCGTCAAATGAGGCATGCAACAGAGGCTTAACTCCTTCAGTTTTGGAATAAGTGGAAACGGGTGTGAGTGATTGATAATTTGAATTGGATTTTCGTCCAGGTAAAGCACCTCGAGCATCGTTGTTTCCTCGAGAGCTTTCGGAACAGATGTAAATAGATTTCCGCTTAAGTTAAGCTTCCTAAGGGatctaatcaattaattattagTTAGCGTTCCATTTGATTAGACTTAAACGTAGAACGTGTCTTATCGTATTGTGAAGCCATACAGTGCACGAAGATactattaaacaatttaccaAGACATTATGataaaagcaaaataaataaaagaaagataatAATGGTCTTACTTTTAATACGGTAATagggtaaaaataaataaagtgagTGTAAAAGAGATATTCGTATAAGGAATAATTTCAGAGCAGACCTTGTATAAGACGGTTcgttaatacaattttttaataatatttttataaatcgtGGAATTCAGATGTGtcatattttatgaaaataccAGGAAAATTCAGAAgtggagagaaagaaaatacgGAATATTATTTGGCACACTGACATT harbors:
- the LOC117157102 gene encoding tsukushi, with the translated sequence MNYRFFVIFIFTFATVECQNVANNANANNTNATVDVEITNLKEEEIFEPKPPHLCTVCNCIDDIIDCGNRNLTHHFEGEQWSNKTIKIASFKGNLLVHVKPFPKIEIRKLSLQKNEIMRIDPRAFKEIINLTELDLSHNQLTTENLKPVVFEGKFSPDAYEPLEKLVVLDLAHNVLHSLHQDLFEHMESLKVLNLSWNQFSRIDERTSIAISSLPYLEELDLSYCRLKTLSDVHFYSSRSLRKLNLSGNLFTSVPKALEETTMLEVLYLDENPIQIINHSHPFPLIPKLKELSLCCMPHLTIVGPYAFSGLTSLEHLRIENCPKLESIDDYALATQSNSEAPVWPPLKKLDLSDNALRYLPQQLVARWDWLEKLDLMNNKWSCDCNNQYLIGTLLPTYGKKLMGDELDSLTCTFPPEHAGKNLSSLSHRSLRCLDLYNAKPERDATILIGVLVGLLLAIPVCLTIFVFWRRGFFFCGTQGPATFSRAFYKRATDDDEF